In one Magallana gigas chromosome 9, xbMagGiga1.1, whole genome shotgun sequence genomic region, the following are encoded:
- the LOC136271901 gene encoding uncharacterized protein, with protein sequence MCKRQGPKLVVVPVGVRHHIFITKEVIIPAGARCCPNHLQQNIDDLNPLSDSTLFNKTGITELVKFLRNEVLKKERTRLDFDSRGNLASTDYQSLLGIPKTAFEDLLKYVEGKVKVTPVRTVRTTLAIFLMKLRGGESNRILSTLFNISKSSVHRGVKSIRTVLMNGGFVAENLGFGHVTREQIIQEHTRPLAQMILGDTVSQPAILVLDGYFVSVLGPYIARNNDATILNHIMHSNLEDIRSWVQEEDTFVVDRGFRDSLDCLEQMGINAKMPSFLNKGDKQMSTENANTSRLVTKIRWVVESANARIKQWRYLRHILPSSQIPYIGDFVRIVCAICNRYLKPLASGDTEEDKALGAKMVFLSKQVNTLQHHIEENHLDRRSVCWKEADDLMDFPNMDEEQLRAITCGVYQLRLSPSYAQEHIEGDCSIQVHREEPGLLRVKLQSRHVSSRSYLLWIQYGEGEVKAWYCKCRAGARVVGMCSQVAAILWYLGHARHQRDEKLGVRDWGEFVDDATLVDDSDSSSESDESGPEE encoded by the exons ATGTGCAAGCGCCAAGGTCCAAAGCTGGTTGTGGTTCCAGTAGGTGTAAGACATCACATCTTCATTACTAAAGAGGTCATCATCCCTGCTGGAGCTCGCTGCTGTCCAAACCACCTACAACAGAACATAGACGATCTCAATCCTTTATCTGATTCTACTTTGTTTAATAAGACAGGAATCACAGAACTAGTTAAGTTTTTGCGGAATGAGGTTTTAAAGAAGGAGAGGACGAGATTAGACTTTGATAGCCGCGGGAATCTTGCTTCAACAGATTACCAAAGTCTGCTTGGAATTCCAAAAACAGCCTTTGAGGACTTACTGAAATATGTTGAGGGGAAAGTGAAGGTCACTCCAGTAAGAACAGTGCGGACAACCTTGgccatatttttaatgaaattaagagGAGGGGAGTCAAATCGAATTCTGTCCACTCTATTCAACATATCCAAATCCAGTGTACATAGAGGTGTGAAATCAATACGGACAGTACTGATGAATGGTGGATTTGTAGCCGAAAATCTAGGATTTGGACATGTTACCAGGGAACAGATAATTCAGGAGCACACAAGACCTCTGGCCCAGATGATTCTTGGTGATACAGTTTCCCAGCCAGCAATACTTGTCCTTGATg GTTACTTTGTGTCAGTACTGGGTCCTTATATTGCTAGAAACAATGATGCTACAATCCTTAACCACATAATGCACAGCAACCTTGAGGACATTCGGAGCTGGGTACAGGAGGAGGACACATTTGTGGTTGATCGTGGGTTTAGGGATTCCTTGGATTGTCTGGAGCAGATGGGGATTAATGCCAAAATGCCATCATTCCTTAACAAAGGAGATAAGCAGATGTCGACAGAAAATGCAAACACCAGTCGATTAGTGACAAAG ATACGTTGGGTTGTTGAGTCTGCCAACGCTAGGATCAAGCAATGGCGTTACCTAAGACACATCCTACCTTCCAGTCAAATTCCCTACATTGGTGACTTTGTCAGAATTGTGTGTGCCATTTGCAATAG ATACCTAAAACCCCTTGCTAGTGGAGACACTGAAGAAGACAAGGCCCTTGGTGCAAAAATGGTTTTTCTCTCCAAGCAGGTGAATACCCTTCAGCACCATATAGAAGAAAACCATCTAGACAGACGATCAGTATGCTGGAAGGAGGCTGATGACTTGATGGACTTTCCAAACATGGATGAGGAACAACTTAGAGCCATCACATGTGGTGTATACCAACTGCGTCTATCACCATCCTACGCCCAAGAACATATAGAGGGAGACTGCAGCATCCAAGTCCACAGAGAGGAGCCAGGCCTTCTTCGTGTAAAACTGCAGAGTCGTCACGTGTCATCAAGATCCTACCTACTGTGGATACAATATGGTGAGGGTGAAGTCAAGGCTTGGTACTGCAAGTGCAGGGCTGGTGCTCGTGTTGTGGGTATGTGTTCCCAGGTTGCTGCCATCCTTTGGTATCTGGGACATGCTCGCCATCAAAGAGATGAGAAACTGGGAGTGCGAGACTGGGGGGAGTTTGTTGACGATGCCACACTGGTGGATGACTCTGACAGCTCCAGTGAAAGTGATGAAAGTGGACCAGAGGAGTAG